The Collimonas fungivorans Ter331 genome has a segment encoding these proteins:
- a CDS encoding NuoB/complex I 20 kDa subunit family protein: MSIEGVLNEGFVTTTADKLINWTRTGSLWPMTFGLACCAVEMMHAGASRYDMDRFGVIFRPSPRQSDVMIVAGTLCNKMAPALRKVYDQMPEPRWVISMGSCANGGGYYHYSYSVVRGCDRIVPVDIYVPGCPPTAEALLYGIIQLQNKIRRTNTIAR, encoded by the coding sequence ATGTCTATTGAAGGTGTATTGAACGAAGGCTTTGTCACCACTACTGCTGACAAACTGATCAACTGGACCCGTACCGGTTCGCTGTGGCCGATGACGTTCGGCCTGGCCTGCTGTGCCGTCGAAATGATGCATGCCGGCGCCTCGCGTTACGACATGGACCGTTTTGGTGTAATCTTCCGGCCGTCGCCGCGTCAGTCCGACGTGATGATCGTGGCTGGCACGCTGTGCAACAAGATGGCGCCGGCCTTGCGCAAGGTGTACGACCAGATGCCGGAACCGCGCTGGGTGATTTCCATGGGCTCCTGCGCCAACGGCGGCGGCTACTATCACTACTCGTATTCGGTGGTGCGCGGCTGCGACCGCATTGTGCCGGTCGACATTTACGTGCCTGGCTGCCCGCCGACTGCGGAAGCGCTGCTGTATGGCATCATCCAGCTGCAAAACAAGATTCGCCGCACCAATACGATTGCGCGCTAA
- a CDS encoding NADH-quinone oxidoreductase subunit D, whose amino-acid sequence MAEIKNYTLNFGPQHPAAHGVLRLVLELDGEVIQRADPHIGLLHRGTEKLAEQKTYLQSVPYMDRLDYVSMMCNEHGYVMAIERLLGLEVPLRAQYIRVMFDEITRLLNHLMWIGAHALDVGAMAVLLYAFREREDLMDCYEAVSGARMHAAYYRPGGVYRDLPDTMPQHKASLVRNAKAISALNENRQGSLLDFIEDFTVRFPKYVDEYETLLTDNRIWKQRLVGIGVVSPERAKAMGFTGAMLRGSGVEWDLRKKQPYEVYDLLDFDIPVGKNGDCYDRYLVRVEEMRQSNRIIKQCVEWLRNNSGPVMTTNHKVAPSSRIDMKSNMEELIHHFKLFTEGFHVPPGEAYAAVEHPKGEFGVYIVSDGANKPYRLKIRAPGFPHLQGLNEMAKGHMIADAVTIIGTQDIVFGEIDR is encoded by the coding sequence ATGGCAGAAATCAAGAACTACACGCTGAACTTCGGCCCGCAGCATCCGGCCGCGCACGGCGTTTTGCGCCTGGTGCTGGAGCTCGACGGTGAAGTGATCCAGCGCGCCGACCCGCATATCGGCCTGCTGCACCGCGGCACCGAAAAGCTGGCGGAACAGAAAACCTACCTGCAATCCGTGCCCTACATGGACCGCCTCGACTACGTGTCGATGATGTGCAACGAGCACGGCTACGTAATGGCGATCGAACGCCTGCTGGGCCTGGAAGTGCCGCTGCGCGCGCAGTACATCCGCGTCATGTTCGACGAAATCACGCGCCTGCTGAACCACCTGATGTGGATCGGCGCGCATGCGCTGGACGTCGGCGCGATGGCGGTGCTGCTGTATGCATTCCGCGAACGCGAAGATTTGATGGATTGCTACGAAGCAGTGTCCGGCGCCCGCATGCATGCGGCGTATTACCGTCCGGGCGGCGTTTACCGCGACCTGCCGGACACCATGCCGCAGCACAAGGCGTCGCTGGTGCGCAACGCCAAGGCGATCAGCGCCCTGAATGAAAACCGCCAGGGTTCCCTGCTGGACTTCATCGAAGATTTCACCGTGCGCTTCCCGAAATACGTGGATGAATACGAGACGCTGCTGACCGACAACCGCATCTGGAAACAGCGCCTGGTCGGCATCGGCGTGGTGTCGCCGGAGCGTGCCAAGGCGATGGGCTTTACCGGCGCGATGCTGCGCGGTTCGGGCGTCGAATGGGATTTGCGCAAGAAGCAGCCGTACGAAGTGTACGACTTGCTGGACTTCGACATCCCGGTCGGCAAGAACGGCGACTGCTACGACCGCTACCTGGTGCGTGTGGAAGAAATGCGCCAGTCCAACCGGATCATCAAGCAATGCGTAGAATGGCTGCGCAACAACAGCGGTCCTGTGATGACGACCAACCACAAGGTTGCGCCATCGTCGCGGATCGACATGAAATCGAACATGGAAGAGCTGATCCATCACTTCAAGCTCTTCACTGAAGGTTTCCATGTGCCGCCGGGCGAAGCGTATGCCGCGGTCGAGCATCCGAAGGGCGAATTCGGCGTCTACATCGTCTCCGATGGCGCCAACAAGCCGTACCGCCTGAAAATCCGTGCACCTGGCTTCCCGCATCTGCAAGGTTTGAACGAAATGGCCAAGGGCCACATGATCGCCGATGCCGTCACCATCATCGGCACGCAGGATATCGTGTTCGGCGAAATTGACCGTTAA
- the greB gene encoding transcription elongation factor GreB has protein sequence MNKAFVKESEGDDDDLEFGLPAIPPGTKNYMTPEGYQRMKDELLRLIDVDRPEVVRIVSWAASNGDRSENGDYIYGKRRLREIDRRIRFLTKRLDLAEVVDPSVHHGRDQVFFGATVSYQNHAGEEHTVTIVGIDELDPLHGKISWISPVARALTKAHEGESVTLMTPAGIDELEILAVSYPEPQ, from the coding sequence ATGAACAAGGCATTTGTAAAAGAATCCGAAGGCGATGACGACGATCTCGAATTCGGATTGCCGGCGATTCCTCCCGGCACCAAGAATTACATGACCCCGGAAGGCTATCAACGCATGAAGGACGAGCTGTTGCGCCTGATTGACGTGGACCGGCCGGAAGTGGTGCGCATCGTTTCCTGGGCCGCTTCGAACGGCGATCGTTCGGAAAACGGCGATTATATCTACGGCAAGCGCCGGCTGCGCGAAATCGACCGCCGCATCCGCTTCCTGACCAAACGGCTGGACTTGGCCGAGGTGGTCGATCCGAGCGTGCATCATGGCCGCGACCAGGTGTTTTTCGGCGCCACGGTGAGTTACCAGAACCATGCCGGCGAAGAGCATACGGTGACTATCGTCGGCATCGACGAACTCGATCCGCTGCACGGCAAGATCAGCTGGATTTCGCCGGTGGCGCGGGCCCTGACCAAGGCCCACGAAGGCGAGAGCGTGACCCTGATGACGCCGGCCGGGATTGACGAGCTGGAAATACTGGCGGTCAGCTACCCCGAGCCGCAGTAG
- the yaaA gene encoding peroxide stress protein YaaA encodes MLIVLSPAKSLDYSTPSTTETHTTPDFISHSAELIGVLRQLSPAQVGSMMKISDPLAQLNTARFASWSKKFTSANSKQAIMAFNGDVYEGLDAASLSAAQLNYAQSRIRILSGLYGVLRPLDRMQPYRLEMGTSLANPRGKNLYAFWGDTVTQALNQQLGQQKSDTLVNLASEEYFKVVRPKVLAASIVTPVFEDWKNGKYKIISFYAKRARGLMARYAALNKIRDAEKLKDFDLDGYRYIPQDSDGGRWMFRRRLAE; translated from the coding sequence ATGCTGATTGTTTTGTCGCCCGCAAAATCCCTCGATTACAGCACTCCCAGCACGACCGAAACACACACCACGCCGGATTTCATCAGCCATTCGGCCGAGCTGATCGGCGTCCTGCGCCAGCTGTCGCCGGCCCAGGTCGGCAGCATGATGAAAATCTCCGATCCGCTGGCGCAGCTCAATACCGCGCGTTTCGCTTCGTGGTCGAAGAAATTCACCAGCGCCAATTCGAAGCAGGCGATCATGGCTTTCAACGGCGACGTCTACGAGGGCCTGGATGCGGCCTCGCTGAGTGCAGCGCAGCTGAACTACGCACAGAGCCGGATCCGGATCCTGTCCGGCCTGTACGGCGTATTGCGGCCGCTGGACCGGATGCAGCCGTACCGGCTGGAGATGGGCACCAGCCTGGCCAATCCGCGCGGCAAGAATCTGTATGCGTTCTGGGGCGACACCGTGACCCAGGCCTTGAACCAGCAGCTGGGCCAGCAAAAATCCGACACGCTGGTGAACCTGGCATCGGAAGAATATTTCAAGGTGGTGCGGCCGAAGGTGCTGGCCGCCAGCATCGTCACCCCGGTATTCGAGGATTGGAAAAACGGCAAGTACAAGATCATTTCGTTCTACGCCAAGCGGGCACGCGGACTGATGGCGCGTTACGCGGCGCTGAACAAGATCCGCGATGCGGAAAAGCTGAAGGATTTTGACCTCGACGGTTACCGTTATATTCCGCAGGATTCCGACGGCGGACGCTGGATGTTCCGGCGCCGCCTGGCGGAATAA
- the tpiA gene encoding triose-phosphate isomerase produces the protein MRRKLVAGNWKMNGSLVANAALLAEIKAGLAVAACDIAICAPAPYFAQCQAELAGSAIAWGGQDVSAHAGGAYTGEVAVSMLQDFACRYVIVGHSERRAYHAESDGLVAQKALRALLAGVTPIVCVGETLVEREAGQTDAVVGRQLAAVLDVLDAADLARIVVAYEPVWAIGTGKTATPQMAQDVHLALRAMLAGKNPTAAVEVKILYGGSMKPDNAAELLAMPDIDGGLIGGAALKAVDFLAIVAAAR, from the coding sequence ATGCGTCGTAAACTTGTAGCCGGTAACTGGAAAATGAATGGCAGTCTGGTTGCCAATGCTGCATTACTGGCGGAAATCAAGGCCGGGCTGGCGGTTGCCGCTTGCGATATTGCTATCTGCGCACCGGCTCCTTATTTCGCGCAATGCCAGGCCGAGCTTGCCGGATCGGCAATTGCCTGGGGCGGACAAGACGTTTCCGCGCACGCCGGCGGCGCTTATACCGGCGAAGTTGCGGTCAGCATGTTGCAGGATTTTGCTTGCCGCTACGTTATCGTCGGCCATTCCGAGCGGCGCGCTTATCACGCGGAAAGCGACGGACTGGTGGCGCAAAAGGCGCTGCGTGCCTTGCTGGCGGGTGTGACGCCAATTGTCTGCGTCGGCGAAACCCTGGTCGAGCGTGAAGCCGGCCAGACCGATGCGGTAGTAGGGCGGCAGCTGGCGGCGGTGCTGGATGTGCTGGATGCAGCCGACCTGGCTCGGATCGTGGTGGCGTATGAGCCGGTATGGGCGATCGGCACCGGCAAGACAGCGACGCCGCAGATGGCGCAAGATGTGCACCTGGCCTTGCGCGCCATGCTGGCAGGGAAGAATCCCACGGCGGCAGTTGAAGTAAAGATTTTGTATGGCGGCAGCATGAAGCCTGACAACGCTGCCGAATTGCTGGCCATGCCGGACATAGACGGCGGCCTGATTGGCGGCGCAGCGTTGAAGGCGGTTGATTTTCTGGCGATTGTCGCTGCAGCCCGGTAG
- a CDS encoding fimbrial protein — protein MSNGNSVFSRCARTLAERRRSLSGMLLFIGLLASAQLVQAACFKNPSYTEKTINMFFGKVYLPSDLAVGALIARKEFNLPLKGGQLDKPWNCTNGGVVNGDMLQGQMITGYDHVYSTNVTGIGVRLSRYFTGADSTYYAHTRTTTSDFGLFDANSKFVVELFKTGPKTGSGPLAPGIYTKYYSVADNLSVLTTYLDVNAITIVTPTCTVDVGSKNIAVNLGSVSRSNFKGVGSSAGEKDFNIKLNCQRGENTQNIIALNMAATSDPTNKPGVLQLTQEPGVATGVGIQVLDQTRTPVKFTTSTVADTNSINVGPSDDIQYVVPFKARYYQTTPNINTGKANGTATFTIVYQ, from the coding sequence ATGAGCAACGGGAATAGCGTATTCAGCAGATGCGCGCGAACATTGGCGGAGCGGCGCCGCAGCCTGTCCGGCATGCTGCTTTTTATCGGCCTGTTGGCCAGCGCTCAGCTGGTGCAGGCAGCCTGCTTTAAGAATCCGTCTTATACGGAAAAAACGATCAACATGTTTTTCGGCAAGGTCTATCTGCCGAGCGACCTGGCTGTGGGAGCGCTGATTGCAAGAAAAGAATTCAACCTGCCGCTGAAAGGCGGGCAACTCGACAAGCCATGGAATTGCACCAACGGCGGCGTGGTAAACGGCGACATGCTGCAAGGACAGATGATCACGGGATACGATCATGTGTACTCCACCAACGTCACCGGAATCGGCGTTCGCCTGTCGCGTTATTTCACAGGGGCAGACTCCACATATTATGCCCACACCCGCACCACTACTAGCGATTTCGGTCTTTTCGACGCCAATTCCAAGTTTGTCGTCGAGCTGTTCAAGACCGGCCCCAAGACAGGCAGCGGTCCGCTGGCGCCGGGCATCTACACCAAGTATTACAGCGTTGCGGACAATCTATCCGTGCTCACCACGTATCTCGATGTCAACGCCATTACTATTGTTACGCCTACCTGCACGGTTGACGTCGGTTCAAAGAATATAGCGGTCAACCTGGGCTCCGTTTCCAGGAGCAACTTCAAGGGAGTCGGCAGTTCGGCCGGCGAGAAGGATTTCAACATCAAGCTCAATTGCCAGCGCGGCGAGAACACCCAGAACATCATTGCATTGAATATGGCGGCGACATCCGATCCCACCAACAAACCGGGCGTCTTGCAGCTGACCCAGGAACCTGGCGTGGCGACCGGGGTTGGCATCCAGGTGCTGGATCAGACCAGGACGCCGGTGAAATTCACGACCTCTACTGTTGCCGACACCAATTCCATCAATGTCGGTCCTTCCGACGATATCCAGTACGTGGTGCCGTTCAAGGCCAGGTACTACCAGACCACGCCCAACATCAATACCGGCAAGGCCAACGGCACCGCGACGTTTACGATCGTATATCAGTAG
- the secG gene encoding preprotein translocase subunit SecG — translation MNTVFNIIVIVQVLSALTIIGLVLLQHGKGADMGAAFGSGASGSLFGATGSSNFLSKSTGAAAALFFIATLALVYLGNHRSAVTGGVMENLPAASAPAAATPATAAPAAAIPDTSAAPAAASGSASAAASVPTPSTGSAQSNQIPK, via the coding sequence ATGAACACAGTATTTAACATCATTGTCATCGTTCAGGTGTTGTCGGCGTTGACGATCATCGGCCTGGTGCTGCTGCAGCATGGCAAGGGTGCCGACATGGGCGCGGCTTTCGGCTCCGGCGCTTCCGGCAGCCTGTTCGGCGCTACCGGCTCTTCGAATTTCCTGTCGAAGTCGACCGGCGCGGCGGCAGCGCTTTTCTTTATCGCGACATTGGCATTGGTGTACTTGGGGAATCATCGTTCGGCGGTTACCGGCGGCGTGATGGAAAATCTGCCTGCGGCTTCGGCCCCGGCAGCGGCAACTCCAGCAACAGCGGCGCCTGCAGCAGCAATTCCAGATACATCGGCGGCGCCGGCGGCAGCTTCCGGATCGGCTAGCGCAGCAGCTTCCGTGCCGACACCGTCGACCGGCAGCGCGCAGTCGAATCAAATTCCAAAGTAA
- a CDS encoding NADH-quinone oxidoreductase subunit C has translation MTTKLETLEAAVRNALGDDLQSLAVAFGEITIVVKASNYLSAMRVLRDHADTRFEELIDLCGVDYSTYGDGAWDGARFAAVSHLLSIEHNWRLRVRVFAPDDEMPMLASLTDIWASANWYEREAFDFFGILFEGHNDLRRILTDYGFIGHPFRKDFPVSGYVEMRYDAEQKRVIYQPVTIDPREITPRVIREEHYGIK, from the coding sequence ATGACGACCAAACTGGAAACCCTGGAAGCCGCCGTGCGCAATGCGCTTGGCGACGACCTGCAAAGCCTGGCCGTGGCCTTCGGCGAGATCACGATCGTGGTCAAGGCTTCGAATTACCTGTCGGCGATGCGCGTGCTGCGCGATCACGCCGATACCCGTTTTGAAGAACTGATCGACCTCTGCGGCGTCGATTATTCAACCTATGGCGACGGCGCCTGGGACGGCGCCCGTTTTGCGGCGGTTTCCCACCTGCTGTCGATAGAGCACAACTGGCGCCTGCGGGTGCGCGTGTTTGCACCGGATGACGAAATGCCGATGCTGGCCTCGCTGACCGATATCTGGGCCTCGGCCAACTGGTATGAGCGCGAAGCTTTCGACTTTTTCGGCATCCTGTTCGAAGGTCATAACGACTTGCGCCGCATCCTCACCGACTACGGCTTCATCGGCCATCCGTTCCGCAAGGATTTCCCGGTGTCGGGTTATGTCGAGATGCGCTACGACGCTGAACAAAAACGCGTAATTTATCAACCCGTAACGATTGATCCGCGCGAGATTACGCCGCGGGTGATTCGTGAAGAACATTACGGGATCAAATAA
- a CDS encoding pyridoxal phosphate-dependent aminotransferase — protein sequence MQLQSRLPKVGTTIFTVMSTLASEKSAVNLGQGFPDFNCDPALVDAVGDAMKNGFNQYPPMPGVPALRQAIAAKIDKIYGHSYDPATEITVTAGATQGLLTAIMCAVHPGDEVIVIEPAYDSYVPSIELAGGKPVPVQMTLGADGYQVPWDRIAAAVSPRTRMIMINSPHNPTGSVLKPADIEALKDIVRGTEILILSDEVYEHMVFDGARHESVCRDPELAARAFVVSSFGKTYHVTGWKIGYVAAPAMLSAEFRKVHQYNIFTVNTPVQHGIAQYMQNPAPYLELPAFYQRKRDLFRAGLKHTRFKLLPADGTYFLCVDYSAISSLSEADFAIWLTAEIGVAAIPVSAFYQSPRESGIVRFCFAKQDQTLQQALQRLAKI from the coding sequence ATGCAGCTTCAATCCAGATTGCCCAAAGTCGGCACCACCATTTTCACGGTGATGTCGACCCTGGCCAGCGAAAAATCCGCGGTCAACCTGGGGCAAGGCTTTCCCGATTTCAATTGCGATCCGGCGCTGGTCGACGCTGTCGGCGACGCCATGAAAAACGGCTTCAACCAGTATCCGCCGATGCCCGGCGTGCCGGCCTTGCGCCAGGCCATCGCCGCCAAGATCGACAAGATCTATGGCCACAGCTACGATCCGGCCACCGAAATCACGGTCACCGCCGGCGCTACCCAAGGCTTGCTGACCGCCATCATGTGCGCGGTCCATCCGGGCGACGAAGTGATCGTGATTGAACCGGCCTACGACAGCTACGTGCCGTCGATCGAACTGGCCGGCGGCAAGCCTGTGCCGGTGCAGATGACGTTGGGCGCGGACGGATACCAGGTGCCCTGGGACCGGATTGCCGCGGCAGTCAGCCCGCGCACCCGCATGATCATGATCAACTCGCCGCACAACCCGACCGGCAGCGTGCTGAAGCCGGCCGACATCGAAGCGCTCAAGGATATCGTGCGCGGCACCGAGATCCTGATCCTGTCGGACGAAGTCTACGAACACATGGTGTTCGACGGCGCCCGCCACGAATCGGTCTGCCGCGATCCGGAACTGGCGGCGCGCGCCTTTGTCGTTTCCAGCTTCGGCAAGACCTACCATGTCACCGGCTGGAAAATCGGCTATGTGGCGGCGCCGGCGATGCTGTCCGCGGAATTCCGCAAGGTCCATCAATACAATATTTTCACCGTCAATACGCCGGTGCAGCACGGGATTGCGCAGTACATGCAGAATCCCGCACCCTATCTCGAACTGCCGGCGTTTTACCAGCGCAAGCGCGACCTGTTCCGCGCTGGCTTGAAGCACACCCGCTTCAAGCTCCTGCCGGCCGACGGCACGTATTTCCTGTGCGTCGACTACTCCGCCATTTCCTCGCTGAGCGAAGCGGATTTTGCGATCTGGCTGACTGCCGAAATCGGCGTTGCGGCGATTCCGGTGTCGGCGTTCTACCAGTCTCCGCGCGAATCGGGCATCGTCCGCTTCTGCTTCGCCAAACAAGACCAGACCCTGCAGCAGGCGCTGCAGCGGCTGGCAAAAATCTAA
- a CDS encoding glutathione binding-like protein, with product MIDVYSWATPNGHKIHILLEELGLPYRVHAVDIGAGDQFKPDFLSISPNNKIPAIVDADGPDGKPISLFESGAILLYLAGKSGRFLGHTDREKFNTLQWLMFQMGGVGPMLGQAHHFRIYAPEQIEYAVNRYTNEAKRLYGVIDKQLSQHPYLAGNEYTIADIATFPWLRSWKNQGIELDEYPHLKTWFDAISERPAVKRGVEVLTSARKPLTDDKARDILFGSQQYQKR from the coding sequence ATGATCGATGTCTATAGCTGGGCCACGCCGAACGGCCACAAGATCCACATCCTGCTGGAAGAACTGGGCCTGCCTTACCGGGTACATGCGGTCGACATCGGCGCCGGCGACCAGTTCAAGCCGGATTTCCTGTCGATTTCACCCAACAACAAGATCCCCGCCATCGTCGATGCCGACGGTCCCGACGGCAAACCGATTTCGCTGTTCGAATCGGGCGCGATCCTGCTCTACCTGGCCGGCAAGAGCGGCCGCTTCCTCGGCCATACCGACCGCGAAAAATTCAACACCCTGCAATGGCTGATGTTCCAGATGGGCGGCGTCGGGCCAATGCTGGGCCAGGCCCACCATTTCCGCATCTACGCACCGGAACAGATAGAGTACGCGGTCAACCGCTATACCAACGAAGCCAAGCGCCTGTATGGCGTGATCGACAAGCAGTTGTCGCAGCATCCTTACTTGGCCGGCAACGAATACACGATCGCCGACATCGCCACTTTCCCGTGGCTTCGTTCCTGGAAAAACCAGGGCATAGAACTGGATGAATATCCGCACCTGAAAACCTGGTTCGATGCGATCAGCGAACGGCCGGCGGTAAAACGCGGGGTCGAGGTGCTGACCTCGGCCCGCAAGCCGCTGACCGACGACAAGGCGCGCGATATCCTGTTCGGCAGCCAGCAGTACCAGAAACGGTAA
- a CDS encoding GNAT family N-acetyltransferase — protein MTVLATERLVLRKLTTDDAGFYLRLVNEPSWLQFIGDKGIRSVEAARAALLSGPMAMYESHGFGFYMVELKDSATPIGMCGLIKRETLPDVDIGYAFVPEFWGQGYAYEAASAVLAFGNQTCGLQRIVAITAPDNHQSIRLLEKIGLKFETLLELKGDGSLTKLFACQF, from the coding sequence ATGACAGTTCTTGCCACAGAGCGGCTGGTCTTGCGCAAGCTGACCACGGACGACGCCGGGTTTTACCTGCGCCTGGTGAACGAGCCTTCATGGCTGCAGTTCATCGGCGACAAGGGCATACGCAGCGTGGAAGCGGCGCGCGCCGCGCTGCTGAGCGGGCCGATGGCAATGTACGAGAGCCACGGTTTCGGTTTCTACATGGTGGAGCTGAAGGACAGCGCCACGCCGATCGGCATGTGCGGCCTGATCAAGCGCGAGACCCTGCCGGACGTCGACATCGGTTATGCCTTTGTGCCGGAGTTCTGGGGCCAGGGTTACGCTTACGAAGCAGCGTCGGCGGTGCTGGCGTTCGGCAACCAGACCTGCGGCCTGCAGCGGATAGTGGCGATTACCGCGCCGGACAACCACCAGTCGATCCGGCTGCTGGAAAAGATCGGCTTGAAGTTCGAAACATTGCTGGAGTTGAAGGGCGACGGCTCGCTGACCAAATTGTTTGCCTGTCAATTTTAG
- a CDS encoding threo-3-hydroxy-L-aspartate ammonia-lyase, whose amino-acid sequence MAASELVELAVTYQDIAAAAKRLEGIAYKTPVLTSSQADHHADASVFFKCENFQRVGAFKFRGAYNAISCLSEEQKQQGVVAFSSGNHAQGMALAARMLGVHATIVMPSNAPAMKLAATREYGAEIILYDREREDREVIAAQLSAERGCAVIPAYDHADVIAGQGTAAKELFDAVGPLDYLFVCTGGGGLLSGCAIAAAQLSPGCIVIGVEPEAGNDAQQSLRTGNIVHIPVPDTIADGAQTQHVGKLVLPILQAYVKDIVTVSDDQLRTQMRFFAERMKIVVEPAGCLAAAAVMHRVLPFAGEKVGVIVSGGNVDMELFARSIAAAKPFF is encoded by the coding sequence ATGGCTGCAAGCGAACTTGTTGAATTGGCTGTCACTTACCAGGATATCGCCGCTGCCGCCAAGCGCCTTGAGGGCATCGCCTACAAGACGCCGGTGCTGACTTCCAGCCAGGCCGATCATCACGCGGACGCCAGCGTGTTCTTCAAGTGCGAAAATTTCCAGCGAGTGGGCGCTTTCAAGTTCCGCGGCGCCTATAACGCCATCAGCTGCCTCAGCGAAGAGCAGAAGCAGCAGGGCGTGGTGGCGTTTTCATCCGGCAACCATGCGCAGGGCATGGCGCTGGCGGCGCGCATGCTGGGCGTGCATGCCACCATCGTCATGCCGAGCAACGCGCCGGCGATGAAGCTGGCGGCGACGCGCGAATACGGCGCCGAAATCATCCTGTACGACCGCGAGCGCGAAGACCGCGAGGTGATCGCCGCGCAACTGTCGGCTGAACGCGGTTGCGCCGTGATCCCGGCATACGATCATGCGGACGTGATTGCCGGCCAGGGCACGGCGGCGAAAGAGCTGTTCGATGCAGTGGGGCCGCTCGATTACCTGTTCGTATGCACCGGCGGCGGCGGTTTGCTGTCCGGTTGCGCTATCGCCGCGGCGCAATTGTCGCCTGGCTGCATCGTCATCGGCGTCGAGCCGGAGGCGGGCAACGATGCGCAACAATCGTTGCGGACAGGCAATATCGTACATATCCCGGTGCCCGACACGATTGCCGACGGCGCCCAGACGCAGCATGTCGGCAAGCTGGTGCTGCCTATCCTGCAGGCGTATGTAAAAGACATCGTTACCGTCAGCGACGACCAGTTGCGGACCCAGATGCGCTTCTTTGCCGAGCGCATGAAGATCGTGGTCGAGCCGGCAGGCTGCCTGGCGGCTGCCGCGGTGATGCACAGGGTGTTGCCGTTCGCGGGCGAAAAAGTAGGGGTGATAGTGAGCGGCGGTAATGTCGATATGGAACTTTTTGCGCGCAGTATTGCTGCTGCGAAACCATTTTTCTGA
- a CDS encoding NADH-quinone oxidoreductase subunit A, whose product MNLENYFPVLLFILIGIAVGIAPQVLGRVLGPHRPDSQKTSPYECGFEAFEDARMKFDVRYYLVAILFILFDLETAFFFPWGVAMRDLGWQGFITMMVFIAEFAVGFWYIWKRGALDWE is encoded by the coding sequence GTGAACCTCGAAAATTATTTTCCCGTCCTGCTGTTTATTCTGATCGGTATCGCGGTTGGCATTGCCCCGCAAGTGCTTGGTCGTGTACTTGGGCCGCATCGGCCCGACTCCCAAAAAACTTCTCCATACGAATGCGGTTTTGAAGCATTCGAAGACGCGCGCATGAAATTCGATGTGCGTTATTACCTTGTCGCCATTTTGTTCATTTTGTTCGATCTGGAAACCGCATTTTTCTTCCCGTGGGGGGTTGCCATGCGCGACCTCGGTTGGCAGGGCTTTATCACGATGATGGTGTTTATCGCCGAATTCGCGGTGGGCTTCTGGTACATCTGGAAGCGCGGCGCTCTGGATTGGGAGTAA
- a CDS encoding putative toxin-antitoxin system toxin component, PIN family, protein MNPDQPADLPMPLQASQTKPRIVIDTNVCLDLFVFRDPRWASLMSALQSGAVEAVTRADCRQEWQMVLHYSHLPVTDDTRPACNAEFDALITCLEAEALSPRPGIRLPICTDRDDQKFLELALGANATILITKDKALLKLARKTAKAGLFAIVAPQAWNPAGT, encoded by the coding sequence ATGAACCCTGATCAACCCGCAGACTTGCCAATGCCGCTCCAGGCCAGCCAGACCAAACCCCGCATCGTGATCGACACCAACGTCTGCCTCGACCTGTTTGTCTTTCGCGACCCGCGCTGGGCCAGCCTGATGAGCGCCTTGCAAAGCGGCGCGGTGGAAGCCGTGACCCGCGCCGACTGCCGCCAGGAATGGCAAATGGTGTTGCATTATTCGCATCTGCCCGTCACCGACGACACCCGGCCGGCCTGCAATGCTGAATTCGACGCCTTGATCACCTGCCTGGAGGCCGAGGCGCTGAGCCCGCGTCCCGGCATCCGCCTGCCCATCTGCACCGACCGCGACGACCAGAAATTCCTGGAGCTGGCGCTGGGCGCCAACGCGACCATCCTGATCACCAAGGACAAGGCACTGCTGAAACTGGCGCGCAAGACCGCCAAGGCCGGGCTTTTCGCCATCGTCGCGCCGCAGGCATGGAATCCGGCCGGCACCTAG